The genomic window GTTGCTCAGGGGATGGAGGGGCAAGAAGATCGCGATGGTTGCTGTTATTGGTTTTGTGGCGGTCGTTTTCACCTATCTCGGCGTCAACCTGCTCCTTTCGGGGCTCCATAGTTACGGTTCGGAGTGAATGACCTTACCGATGATTTGAATTCGGAATGGTTTTTCGTTACTATTGGTTGTGAAGTTCAGCAGGTATGAGGAGGTGACGGCATGAACACGTTGAAGACTGTGGTTTTGCTTGTTCTTCTGACCCTTATCTTTGTTTGGGCCGGAGCCGCGTTCGGAGGAAAACAGGGGATGACCATAGCGCTCCTTATGGCCTTTATGATGAACGTATTCGCCTACTGGTTCAGCGATAAGATGGTTCTCAGAATGTATGGGGCGCGGGAAGTTACCGAGAGTGAGGCCCCTGAGCTCTTTGGCATTGTCAGGAGGCTCAGTCAGAAGGCCCAGATGCCCCTGCCCCGAGTGTACGTCATAGAAGAAGACCAACCGAACGCCTTTGCCACAGGAAGAAATCCTGAGCATGCTGCGGTCGCGGTGACGACAGGAATCATGAGGATTCTGAGCCCCGAGGAACTGACGGGTGTCATCGGTCATGAGCTTTCCCGTGTGAGACACCGGGACATTCTCATCGGTACCATTGCCGCAACCATAGCCGGTGCGATAAGTTATATTGCCCAGATTGCGCAGTGGACGGCAATCTTTGGACATCGTGGCGACGATGACGAAGGTGGGAGTCCTTTGGCTGCTCTTGTTATGATGATCGTTGGGCTGATAGCGGCCCTCATTGTCCAGATGGCCATATCCCGTTCCAGGGAATACCTGGCAGATGAAGGAGGAGCACGGCTTTCCGGCAACCCTCGGTACCTTTCACGAGCACTTCGCAAATTGAACGCAGCCTCTCAAAGAATACCCATGGACGCCAACCCTGCCACATCACATATGTTTATCGTGAACCCCCTATCGGGGGGAGGGATCGTTAGGCTCTTCAGCACACATCCACCGATTGAAGAGAGAATCGCGCGCCTTGACACAATGAGCCTTTAGTCTTGACTCTTGGCGTTCGAATTGTTCACAATAGGGCGACCTATGAATGCCCTTGTAACAGGCGCTACCGGATTTATCGGCAGTCATCTCGTGGATGGATTGGTCAAGGAGGGTTACAGGGTTATATGCCTCGTCAGAAAGACCTCCAGCCTGAGATGGCTAGAGGGTCTTGATATTGGCATCTTTTACGGAGACTGCGAAGACGAAGATTCCCTGCAGTCCTTGCCGGTTGACTTCGATTACGTATTCCATCTTGCCGGGCTGACAAAGGCGAAAAGAGCTGAAGATTTTTTTTGCGCCAATGCGAAAGGCACAGAGAATCTTCTCAGGATTATTTCGAGGAGGGCGGGGCGATTGAAACGCTTTGTCTATCTCAGCAGCCTTGCAGCCGCAGGACCGAGCAGCGATGGTAAGCCCTCGATCGAGACGATGGAGCCGAATCCCGTTTCGAGTTATGGCAGGTCCAAACTCGAAGGCGAACGTGCCACATGGAGACACCGAGACGTGATCCCGGTGACGATCATTAGGCCGCCTGCCGTTTATGGCCCGAGGGACAGAGATTTCCATCTCTTTTTTCGGATGGTCAAGAAGGGCTTTTATCCTTACTGGGGAAAATGTTATTATTCACTTCTCTATATAGACGATCTTGTTAGGGGATTGATTGAGGCCTCGGTGGCAAGAAAAGCTGCGACCGGAGTGTATTTTTTGTCGGACGGTATGGTTTACTCGAACGAGGATATCATGAATGAGATAAGAGAAGTACTGGGCACGAAGGTCCTGAAGGTAAGGATCCCGAAGGCCATCATGAGTCTTGTCGCAGGAATCGGAGAAGGAATCGGCAGGGGGACATCGATCATTAACAGGGATAAGATGAAGGAACTGAGTCATTCATTCTGGGTGTGCGATCCGAAGAAGGCGGAGAGAGAATATGGTTTTATGCCCAAAGTTCTGTTAAAGGAAGGAATAAAATGGACAGCAGATTGGTACAGGATTCATCAATGGCTGTGAAGAAATCGACTGACATTTTTGAGAAATGTACCCGGTTTACCAAGGCGAAAGAACTGATGTCCGTCGGCCTTTACCCTTATTTCAGGACTATTGAGAGCGCACAGGACCCCGAGGTGTCTATCGGTGGCCGGCGTATGATCATGGT from Thermodesulfovibrionales bacterium includes these protein-coding regions:
- the htpX gene encoding zinc metalloprotease HtpX; translated protein: MNTLKTVVLLVLLTLIFVWAGAAFGGKQGMTIALLMAFMMNVFAYWFSDKMVLRMYGAREVTESEAPELFGIVRRLSQKAQMPLPRVYVIEEDQPNAFATGRNPEHAAVAVTTGIMRILSPEELTGVIGHELSRVRHRDILIGTIAATIAGAISYIAQIAQWTAIFGHRGDDDEGGSPLAALVMMIVGLIAALIVQMAISRSREYLADEGGARLSGNPRYLSRALRKLNAASQRIPMDANPATSHMFIVNPLSGGGIVRLFSTHPPIEERIARLDTMSL
- a CDS encoding NAD(P)-dependent oxidoreductase — protein: MNALVTGATGFIGSHLVDGLVKEGYRVICLVRKTSSLRWLEGLDIGIFYGDCEDEDSLQSLPVDFDYVFHLAGLTKAKRAEDFFCANAKGTENLLRIISRRAGRLKRFVYLSSLAAAGPSSDGKPSIETMEPNPVSSYGRSKLEGERATWRHRDVIPVTIIRPPAVYGPRDRDFHLFFRMVKKGFYPYWGKCYYSLLYIDDLVRGLIEASVARKAATGVYFLSDGMVYSNEDIMNEIREVLGTKVLKVRIPKAIMSLVAGIGEGIGRGTSIINRDKMKELSHSFWVCDPKKAEREYGFMPKVLLKEGIKWTADWYRIHQWL